The following proteins are encoded in a genomic region of Maribacter hydrothermalis:
- the tsaB gene encoding tRNA (adenosine(37)-N6)-threonylcarbamoyltransferase complex dimerization subunit type 1 TsaB, with product MGILLNLETSSTNCSVCVSKGGEILAIKELNSANYSHAEKLHIFIEDVLIEASLKIEDLKAVAVSKGPGSYTGLRIGVSAAKGLCYALGIPLISISTLKSMASQVTIKKGEVSIPVLDARRMEVYSAVFDENLKEIRETKAELIDENSFKEFINSKHVHFLGSGAEKIRELFPLEAITYHCEIVPSAKEMVPIAWSKYQQKDFEDVAYFEPYYLKDFVLQTKKK from the coding sequence ATGGGTATACTATTAAATTTAGAAACATCATCTACCAATTGTTCTGTTTGTGTGTCAAAAGGAGGAGAGATCTTGGCAATAAAAGAACTGAACTCCGCAAACTATTCCCATGCCGAGAAGCTGCATATTTTTATTGAAGATGTATTAATTGAAGCTTCTTTGAAAATAGAGGATTTAAAGGCGGTAGCTGTTAGTAAAGGCCCAGGTTCTTATACCGGACTTAGAATTGGCGTTTCTGCTGCAAAAGGGCTGTGTTATGCGTTAGGTATTCCTTTAATATCCATATCTACTTTGAAAAGTATGGCGTCACAAGTTACAATTAAGAAGGGAGAGGTGTCGATTCCAGTTTTAGATGCTAGACGTATGGAAGTATATTCAGCTGTATTTGATGAAAATCTTAAAGAAATTAGAGAAACGAAAGCTGAGCTAATAGATGAGAATTCTTTTAAAGAGTTTATCAACTCAAAACATGTTCATTTTTTAGGCAGTGGAGCTGAGAAAATTAGAGAATTGTTCCCTTTGGAAGCCATAACATATCATTGTGAAATAGTACCCTCTGCAAAAGAAATGGTACCAATTGCATGGAGCAAGTACCAGCAAAAAGATTTTGAAGATGTCGCTTATTTTGAACCGTATTATTTGAAAGATTTTGTTTTACAGACAAAAAAGAAATAA
- a CDS encoding mechanosensitive ion channel family protein translates to MEKIMNLQEHADNAITWIWGVLPNLLWAIFLLIAGTYLIRFINRMIRKFFIKKDYDLALETFLQSFISIALKIILFVLVITQLGVQTTSLVAVLASAGLAIGLALQGSLANFAGGVLILLFKPFKIGDFISAQGVDGTVKEISIFTTKVSTFGNQIAIIPNGQLSNNTITNYNAQDTRRDKIDVGIGYSSNIKEAKEILLSICNEKETILKAPAPEVYVGELGDSSVNLTLRFWANNSDFWAAHFYVLEEIKYRFDNAGIEIPFPQRVVTQMKN, encoded by the coding sequence ATGGAGAAAATAATGAATCTACAAGAACATGCGGATAATGCAATAACATGGATATGGGGCGTTCTCCCCAACTTGTTATGGGCAATATTTCTTTTAATTGCCGGTACTTACCTCATACGATTCATAAACAGAATGATACGTAAGTTCTTCATAAAAAAAGACTACGATTTAGCCTTGGAAACATTTCTTCAAAGCTTCATTAGTATAGCTTTAAAAATAATTTTATTTGTTCTCGTTATTACCCAGTTAGGAGTACAAACAACCTCCTTAGTTGCTGTGCTTGCTTCCGCAGGTTTAGCCATTGGTCTAGCACTGCAAGGATCACTGGCAAACTTTGCTGGCGGAGTTTTGATCTTGTTATTTAAACCTTTTAAAATAGGAGATTTTATATCTGCCCAAGGTGTAGATGGAACGGTGAAAGAAATTTCGATTTTCACTACCAAAGTAAGCACATTCGGCAACCAAATAGCAATTATACCAAATGGTCAATTATCGAACAATACCATTACCAATTATAATGCGCAAGATACAAGAAGAGATAAAATAGATGTGGGTATTGGATATAGTTCTAACATAAAAGAGGCTAAAGAAATTCTTTTGTCCATTTGCAACGAAAAGGAAACAATACTTAAAGCACCTGCACCTGAAGTTTACGTTGGTGAGCTAGGTGATAGTTCTGTAAACTTAACCTTGCGTTTTTGGGCCAATAATTCAGATTTTTGGGCGGCACATTTTTATGTATTAGAAGAAATAAAATACCGATTTGATAATGCAGGCATTGAAATACCATTTCCCCAGCGTGTGGTTACACAAATGAAAAATTAG
- a CDS encoding thioredoxin domain-containing protein, with the protein MAESPKYTNKLIEESSPYLLQHAHNPVNWVAWNDEVLQQAKEEQKLILISIGYAACHWCHVMEHECFEDEEVAKVMNSNFINIKIDREERPDIDHIYMDALQMMTGSGGWPLNILALPNGKPFWGATFVKKQEWIQVLNQLQQLYVKDPNKIIDYANNMAQGLTEINSISIGESQNLIQKIEIDKMVADWSNFFDTFLGGYKRAPKFMMPVNLNFLLHYGYVQKDTRINEYVNTTLTRMAWGGIFDHVGGGFSRYSVDTKWHVPHFEKMLYDNGLLISLYANAYAATKNILYKNVAEKCISFLEEELLDKSNGLYSSLDADSLNANNHLEEGAFYVWQKHELIEILKDDYLIFADYFNINSYGFWEENNYVLIRDHEAIEIAKKHSISEAILKQTINNCLIKLKAEREKRNRPRLDDKILTSWNGLALKGLTEAYRYLENETYLDLALKNAHFILNNMMTKDGGLYRNHKNGKSTIEGFLEDYASVINAFLELYEVSFDEKWLNQSLQLTEYVIKNFSDTDTGLFFFTPNHNDHLIRKTLEVADNVIPSSNSIMAHNLHKLSKYFPENHFEIRLHQMMKTMNSSILENPQNHANWLHLSLLMSQEYYEVVSIGDNFKLICQTLQKNYLPNVIFAASNSEISELPLLMNRYVKNKTLIYVCKHGTCQMPVEDPNTALKLINSEF; encoded by the coding sequence ATGGCTGAATCTCCAAAATACACCAATAAACTAATTGAAGAAAGTAGCCCATACCTTCTTCAACATGCCCATAACCCTGTAAATTGGGTTGCTTGGAATGATGAAGTTTTACAACAAGCAAAAGAAGAGCAGAAACTAATTTTAATTAGTATTGGTTACGCCGCCTGTCATTGGTGCCATGTTATGGAGCATGAATGTTTTGAAGATGAAGAAGTTGCGAAAGTGATGAACAGTAACTTTATAAACATTAAAATCGACCGTGAAGAAAGACCGGATATTGACCATATTTATATGGATGCCTTGCAAATGATGACTGGTAGTGGAGGTTGGCCGTTAAACATACTTGCTCTTCCTAATGGCAAACCATTTTGGGGTGCCACATTTGTTAAAAAACAAGAATGGATACAAGTATTAAATCAGCTTCAACAACTTTATGTAAAAGACCCTAATAAAATTATAGACTATGCAAATAATATGGCGCAGGGTTTAACAGAAATAAATTCAATTTCTATTGGTGAAAGCCAAAATCTAATTCAGAAAATCGAAATAGATAAAATGGTTGCAGATTGGTCTAACTTTTTTGACACATTTTTAGGTGGGTACAAACGAGCACCTAAATTTATGATGCCCGTAAATCTTAATTTTCTACTTCATTATGGGTATGTTCAGAAAGACACAAGAATAAATGAATACGTAAACACGACCTTAACCAGGATGGCTTGGGGAGGCATATTTGACCATGTAGGTGGTGGCTTTTCTAGATATTCTGTAGATACGAAATGGCATGTACCACATTTTGAAAAAATGCTTTATGATAACGGACTGCTTATTAGTCTTTATGCCAATGCATACGCTGCTACCAAAAATATACTCTACAAAAATGTTGCAGAAAAGTGCATTTCTTTTCTTGAAGAGGAACTACTAGATAAAAGCAACGGACTTTATTCTTCCTTAGATGCAGATAGCTTAAACGCAAATAACCATTTAGAAGAAGGCGCTTTTTATGTTTGGCAGAAACATGAGCTAATAGAGATATTAAAGGATGATTATTTAATATTCGCAGATTATTTCAATATAAACTCCTATGGTTTTTGGGAAGAAAATAATTATGTATTGATAAGAGACCATGAAGCAATTGAAATTGCTAAAAAACATTCTATAAGCGAAGCGATTCTAAAACAAACTATTAATAATTGCTTAATTAAATTAAAAGCGGAGAGGGAAAAAAGAAACAGACCTAGATTAGATGACAAGATTCTAACTTCTTGGAATGGTTTAGCCTTAAAGGGACTTACTGAAGCTTATAGATATTTAGAAAATGAAACTTATTTAGATTTAGCATTAAAAAATGCCCATTTTATTCTAAACAATATGATGACCAAAGATGGTGGCTTATACCGTAATCATAAAAATGGAAAAAGTACTATTGAGGGCTTTCTGGAAGACTACGCATCAGTTATTAATGCCTTCTTGGAGCTTTATGAAGTTTCTTTTGATGAGAAATGGCTTAATCAAAGTTTGCAATTAACAGAATATGTAATTAAAAATTTCTCAGATACCGATACCGGACTTTTCTTTTTCACACCCAATCATAATGACCATCTTATTAGAAAAACATTAGAAGTTGCAGATAATGTAATTCCGTCTTCGAATTCTATAATGGCACACAATCTTCATAAGCTGTCAAAATATTTTCCAGAAAATCATTTTGAAATTCGTCTTCATCAAATGATGAAAACCATGAACTCATCTATTTTAGAAAATCCCCAAAATCATGCAAATTGGCTTCATCTATCACTTCTAATGAGTCAGGAATACTATGAAGTTGTCTCAATAGGTGATAATTTTAAGCTCATTTGCCAAACCTTACAAAAGAACTACCTGCCAAATGTTATCTTTGCAGCTTCCAACTCTGAAATTAGCGAATTACCCTTGTTAATGAATAGGTACGTTAAGAATAAGACCTTAATTTATGTATGCAAACATGGAACTTGTCAAATGCCTGTTGAAGATCCAAACACCGCTCTTAAGTTAATTAATTCAGAGTTTTAA
- a CDS encoding dodecin family protein, whose product MAVLKVIEILANSDNGWEDAAKKAVAEASKSVKNIKSVYINEQSATVEDGKIKNYRVNVKITFEVK is encoded by the coding sequence ATGGCAGTTTTAAAAGTAATTGAAATATTAGCAAATTCAGACAATGGCTGGGAAGATGCAGCAAAAAAAGCGGTTGCAGAAGCATCTAAGTCTGTAAAGAACATTAAATCGGTTTACATCAACGAGCAAAGTGCTACCGTTGAAGATGGTAAAATAAAAAATTACAGAGTTAATGTTAAAATCACATTCGAGGTGAAATAA
- a CDS encoding NifU family protein, with translation MKEYSITVVKTNNPNILKFETNHLLVQRKNYEYKNIDEAKNSPLAQQLFYLPFIKTVYISGDFIGLERYDIVQWEDVKDEVAQQLVEYLNAGEPIVIEEDMDKPIPVTVYAEVTPNPSTMKFVASKKIVGSAFEFKNIDEARDSKLATALFQFPFVKQVFIDENYVSVSKYEVAEWEDISIELRDVIRNFIADGKEIVADNAKSLHTEAQVSETVSAENKIALDETSQEIVDILEEYVKPAVASDGGNIMFKSYDKESKTVNVILQGACSGCPSSTFTLKNGIETMLKNMMGDKVNEVVALNG, from the coding sequence ATGAAAGAGTATTCTATTACGGTCGTTAAGACCAATAACCCCAATATATTAAAGTTCGAAACTAATCATCTCTTAGTTCAACGCAAAAATTACGAGTATAAAAATATTGATGAAGCTAAAAATTCCCCATTAGCCCAGCAATTATTTTACCTACCTTTTATTAAAACGGTATATATATCTGGTGATTTCATTGGACTTGAACGATATGACATAGTTCAATGGGAAGATGTGAAAGATGAAGTTGCACAGCAATTGGTAGAATATTTAAACGCTGGTGAGCCTATTGTGATCGAAGAGGATATGGACAAACCAATTCCTGTAACGGTTTATGCAGAAGTTACACCTAATCCTTCTACCATGAAATTTGTGGCCAGTAAAAAAATTGTTGGTTCTGCCTTCGAATTTAAAAATATAGATGAAGCTAGAGATTCCAAATTGGCAACTGCCTTATTTCAATTTCCATTTGTAAAGCAAGTATTTATTGATGAGAATTATGTTTCGGTATCTAAATACGAAGTGGCCGAATGGGAAGATATCAGTATTGAATTAAGAGACGTAATTAGGAATTTTATTGCCGATGGTAAAGAAATTGTTGCTGACAATGCTAAGTCTTTGCATACGGAAGCTCAAGTTTCTGAAACAGTTTCTGCAGAAAATAAAATTGCATTAGATGAAACTTCACAAGAAATTGTTGACATATTAGAAGAATATGTAAAACCTGCTGTAGCCAGTGATGGTGGTAACATCATGTTTAAATCATATGATAAAGAGAGCAAAACTGTAAATGTAATTTTACAAGGTGCATGTAGCGGATGTCCGTCTTCTACCTTCACTTTAAAAAATGGTATTGAAACCATGCTTAAAAATATGATGGGAGATAAAGTAAATGAAGTAGTAGCCTTAAACGGTTAA
- a CDS encoding PorP/SprF family type IX secretion system membrane protein, with amino-acid sequence MKYNFLLILVLLLVGSKSTAQEGIPVYFDYLSDNYYLVFPSMAGISEGGKIRATARKQWFDVDDAPSLQTINAHFRLGDSPSGIGAIVFNDANGYHSQTGLKLTYAHHLRMGSNDVRVLNQLSFGLSATILQSSLDETEFRSVTPDPAVAGIKLSASYTNVDIGLSYNFQEFYTHFAVTNALTGSKRNVYYRDRQDNPDQLVIDNIRRFLVSAGYVFGRNEWQVEPSVLFQLTEFTKEKTMDVNAKVYRDVDFGRIWGGLSYRRSFDGAQFQNNGSFGEQRLQLITPIVGANINNFMVSYNYSYQMGDIRFDNGGFHQITLGYDFGQTERKYDCYCPAAN; translated from the coding sequence ATGAAATATAACTTTTTACTGATACTAGTTTTACTTTTGGTAGGTTCTAAATCTACGGCCCAAGAGGGTATTCCTGTTTATTTTGATTACTTATCTGATAATTATTATTTGGTTTTCCCTTCTATGGCGGGGATTAGTGAAGGAGGTAAGATTAGGGCTACCGCAAGAAAACAGTGGTTTGATGTTGACGATGCCCCAAGTTTGCAAACCATTAACGCACATTTTCGATTGGGAGATTCGCCAAGTGGTATTGGTGCAATTGTCTTTAACGATGCTAATGGTTACCACTCACAAACAGGTTTAAAATTAACCTATGCACATCATTTAAGAATGGGTAGTAATGATGTTAGGGTGTTAAATCAATTGTCTTTTGGTTTAAGTGCTACTATTTTACAAAGTAGTTTAGATGAAACAGAATTTAGGTCTGTGACACCTGATCCAGCAGTTGCAGGTATTAAATTAAGCGCATCTTATACTAATGTGGATATTGGTCTTTCGTATAATTTTCAAGAATTCTACACACATTTTGCAGTGACTAATGCGTTAACTGGTAGTAAAAGAAATGTTTATTATAGAGATAGGCAAGATAACCCAGATCAATTAGTTATTGATAATATTAGAAGATTTTTAGTTTCTGCTGGGTATGTATTTGGCAGAAACGAATGGCAAGTAGAACCTTCTGTACTTTTTCAATTAACAGAATTTACCAAGGAGAAAACCATGGATGTTAATGCTAAAGTATACAGAGATGTCGATTTTGGACGTATTTGGGGTGGACTTTCATATAGGAGAAGTTTTGACGGTGCCCAATTTCAAAACAACGGTAGTTTTGGAGAACAGCGTTTACAATTAATTACCCCCATTGTCGGAGCGAACATTAATAATTTTATGGTATCTTACAACTATTCATATCAAATGGGTGATATTCGTTTCGATAACGGAGGTTTTCATCAAATTACCTTGGGTTACGATTTTGGACAAACGGAACGTAAATACGATTGTTACTGCCCTGCAGCTAACTAA
- a CDS encoding vWA domain-containing protein, translating into MKIIKQFGTLAIALLTLSTLFACNLENKKNPKILLAQATESPKPTKDNNTVQIALLLDTSNSMDGLINQAKSQLWDIVNEFSLAKCGNETRPKLQIALYQYGNDNLSANEGYIQQVLGFSSDLDEISEKLFSLTTNGGEEYCGKVLQTSLQQLPWNKDPDLLRMIFIAGNEPFDQGRYNYKTALTNANEKNVVVNTIFCGNYEQGINTYWKNGATLTGGEYMAIDHNKEVVHVKTPYDEIIIKLNSQLNKTYISYGSLGKQKIIAQEVQDKNALSLQEAVAVKRAVSKSSRLYNNKNWDLVDAYEDEDFEISEIEIDELPEELQGKNEEEIKSYIALKKNEREKIQKEIKEVNAKRLAFISNNEKSNKSGELENAMIQAIKKQATAKNYSWE; encoded by the coding sequence ATGAAAATCATCAAACAATTTGGAACCTTGGCAATTGCCTTGCTTACGCTATCAACTTTATTTGCTTGTAATTTAGAAAATAAGAAAAACCCAAAAATACTATTAGCACAGGCCACAGAATCCCCAAAACCAACTAAAGACAATAATACAGTACAAATAGCTCTATTGTTAGATACCAGCAATAGTATGGATGGACTTATAAACCAAGCAAAGTCGCAGCTTTGGGATATTGTAAACGAATTTAGTTTGGCAAAATGTGGAAATGAGACAAGACCTAAATTACAGATTGCACTTTATCAATATGGTAATGACAACTTATCTGCAAATGAAGGATACATACAACAAGTTTTAGGTTTTAGTAGCGACTTAGATGAAATTTCTGAAAAACTATTTTCATTGACGACTAACGGTGGCGAGGAATATTGTGGTAAAGTATTACAAACTTCTTTACAACAATTACCATGGAATAAAGATCCAGATTTATTACGCATGATTTTTATTGCCGGAAACGAACCTTTTGACCAAGGCCGTTATAACTATAAAACTGCGCTTACGAATGCTAATGAAAAAAATGTTGTAGTAAATACCATATTCTGCGGTAATTATGAACAAGGCATTAATACCTATTGGAAAAATGGAGCTACACTTACCGGAGGAGAATACATGGCCATTGACCATAACAAAGAAGTAGTGCATGTAAAAACACCCTACGATGAAATCATTATTAAATTAAACTCACAACTAAACAAAACCTATATTTCTTATGGTTCTTTAGGTAAACAAAAAATAATTGCTCAAGAAGTACAAGATAAAAATGCCCTGTCTTTACAAGAAGCAGTTGCCGTAAAAAGAGCCGTTAGTAAAAGTTCTAGACTTTACAATAATAAAAATTGGGATCTAGTTGATGCTTATGAAGATGAAGATTTTGAAATTAGCGAAATTGAAATAGATGAACTACCTGAAGAATTACAAGGTAAAAATGAGGAAGAAATAAAAAGCTATATAGCCCTCAAGAAAAACGAACGTGAAAAAATTCAAAAAGAAATAAAGGAAGTCAACGCCAAGAGATTGGCTTTTATCTCCAATAATGAAAAAAGCAATAAATCTGGTGAGTTAGAAAACGCTATGATACAAGCAATTAAAAAGCAAGCTACAGCTAAAAACTATAGTTGGGAATAG
- a CDS encoding histidine kinase, which translates to MKNLKIYILLFFVFGTLLGYAQTQNSGVKFNLKGRVEVKSSRQPISGVSVSNNMGVMVLTNALGEFQIRTSIGDELTIQHNDIETLRYLVKENDDVLILVEDFESSTINSKSKSSADISFSHQSLLDSADKYKAQDIEKSIDYVAQSISILGKRGRKKELARSLSKLGEIYQYHKQLDLAIDNYEDALDANKTISTSLLLGKAYNLTNRFKETITLLNPLLSINTIPPHQSTQLYELLGDAKKGDNQVNEAIQLYNKGLLIADKNQMTSKMTDLNSKIADTYSQTNQAMEAEAYYDNSLQLANQLEPKRALQEKEKVADFYNTKSRYSEEITMRKNSLQELKKLNSPKAGIKKIDLGDTITSQRINYKIANAYISQDKYNEAIPFLEKSIVEANSEDDLVVQKDATRKLSEVYKEKGDFTKALDTYQSYVALVDSLYVRKEQEISRATRFNREIASAQNRLTGLEQERELSQSKYDLALTEQELVQESNKRQEWIIYSLIFGLLLTLLAAFFFYRSNQQQKLANNLLALKSLRSQMNPHFIFNALNSVNNFISKNDERSANRYLSNFSTLMRSVLENSEEDFIPLEKELQQLELYIQLEHSRFEDKFDYNITVDENVQVSKFQIPPMLLQPYIENAIWHGLRYRESKGELSVTVKENSKNSIAICITDNGIGRKKSASIKTQNQKKQKSKGMGIIKKRVAILNDMYSDKVDIEISDLEKDGTGTKVLFILKKEK; encoded by the coding sequence ATGAAAAATTTAAAAATATACATATTACTATTTTTTGTTTTTGGAACTTTGTTAGGTTATGCCCAAACTCAAAATAGTGGGGTAAAGTTTAATTTAAAAGGTAGGGTAGAAGTGAAAAGTTCTCGCCAACCTATTTCTGGTGTTTCGGTTTCAAATAATATGGGAGTCATGGTGCTGACAAACGCTCTTGGCGAATTTCAAATAAGAACCAGTATAGGAGATGAACTTACCATTCAGCATAACGATATAGAAACTTTACGGTATTTGGTAAAAGAGAATGATGATGTTCTAATTCTTGTGGAAGATTTTGAATCTTCCACTATAAATTCTAAATCTAAATCCTCGGCAGATATTTCTTTTTCCCATCAATCTCTTTTAGATTCTGCGGATAAATATAAGGCGCAAGATATAGAGAAGAGTATTGATTATGTAGCGCAATCCATTTCTATTTTAGGGAAAAGAGGTAGAAAAAAAGAACTTGCAAGATCTTTATCTAAACTTGGAGAAATTTATCAATACCACAAACAGTTAGATCTAGCTATTGATAATTACGAGGATGCTTTAGATGCCAATAAGACAATTTCTACATCTTTATTATTAGGCAAGGCATATAATTTAACTAATAGGTTTAAAGAAACAATTACATTATTGAATCCGCTTTTAAGCATTAATACAATTCCTCCTCATCAAAGTACACAGCTTTATGAATTGTTGGGAGATGCAAAAAAAGGGGATAATCAAGTAAACGAGGCTATTCAATTATATAATAAAGGTCTTTTGATTGCTGATAAAAATCAGATGACATCAAAAATGACAGATCTAAATTCTAAAATAGCGGATACCTATTCACAAACAAACCAGGCCATGGAGGCTGAGGCTTATTATGATAATTCTCTTCAGTTAGCAAATCAATTAGAACCTAAAAGAGCACTGCAAGAAAAGGAAAAAGTGGCCGATTTCTATAATACGAAAAGCAGGTATAGTGAGGAAATTACAATGCGAAAGAATAGTTTGCAAGAATTGAAAAAACTTAATTCGCCAAAGGCAGGTATAAAAAAAATAGATTTAGGCGATACAATTACTTCGCAACGTATTAATTACAAAATAGCAAATGCATACATTTCTCAGGATAAGTACAACGAAGCTATTCCCTTCTTAGAAAAAAGTATTGTTGAAGCAAATTCAGAAGATGATTTGGTTGTGCAAAAAGATGCTACTAGGAAATTATCTGAAGTATATAAGGAGAAAGGTGATTTTACAAAAGCTTTAGATACCTACCAATCGTATGTGGCTTTGGTAGATTCTTTATATGTCCGTAAAGAACAGGAAATTTCCAGGGCTACACGGTTTAATAGAGAAATTGCCAGCGCTCAAAACAGACTTACAGGTTTAGAACAAGAGCGCGAATTGTCCCAAAGTAAATATGATTTAGCTTTAACTGAGCAAGAGTTAGTCCAAGAAAGTAATAAGCGACAAGAATGGATTATATATTCGTTAATTTTTGGACTATTACTTACACTATTAGCTGCATTTTTCTTTTATAGAAGCAATCAACAACAGAAATTGGCAAATAACTTGTTAGCCTTAAAATCGTTGAGGTCTCAAATGAATCCGCATTTTATATTCAATGCACTTAATTCGGTCAATAATTTTATTTCTAAGAACGACGAAAGAAGCGCAAACAGGTATTTAAGTAATTTTTCTACCTTAATGCGCTCTGTATTAGAAAATTCTGAAGAAGACTTTATTCCATTAGAAAAAGAATTACAGCAGCTGGAATTGTATATACAACTGGAGCATTCTAGATTTGAAGATAAGTTTGATTATAACATTACTGTTGATGAGAATGTACAGGTGTCTAAATTTCAAATTCCACCAATGTTATTACAGCCATATATAGAAAATGCTATTTGGCACGGCCTTAGATACCGCGAATCTAAAGGGGAACTTTCTGTTACAGTTAAAGAAAATTCAAAGAATTCAATAGCCATTTGTATAACTGATAATGGCATTGGGCGTAAGAAATCGGCTTCCATTAAAACGCAGAATCAAAAGAAACAAAAATCTAAAGGTATGGGGATAATTAAAAAACGTGTCGCAATTTTAAACGATATGTATTCCGATAAAGTTGATATTGAAATTTCAGACTTGGAAAAAGACGGGACAGGTACCAAAGTACTTTTTATATTAAAAAAAGAAAAATGA
- a CDS encoding LytR/AlgR family response regulator transcription factor has product MSLKAILVEDEANSREILRNYIAKYCPSINLVGEASSIKEALVLIENNVLDIVFLDVEMPFGNAFDLLEQLPDRTFETVFVTAYDHYAKDALNNHAAYYLTKPINIDELINAVNYVEGVREKEASLEGEVLTTKTKGVEGKLTLPQQDGFQILNVSEILYCKADDNYTEIYLLNKKILVSKTLKYFEDALTEFPFARVHKSYLVNVNEVVKYRKGKGGSVVMSNGKELMVSASKKKDFLAFFN; this is encoded by the coding sequence ATGAGTTTAAAAGCAATTTTGGTCGAAGATGAGGCCAATAGTAGAGAAATTCTAAGAAATTATATAGCTAAATATTGTCCTAGTATTAATTTGGTAGGTGAGGCTTCCTCTATAAAAGAAGCTTTGGTATTAATAGAGAACAATGTACTTGATATCGTTTTTTTAGATGTTGAAATGCCTTTTGGCAATGCGTTTGATTTGCTAGAGCAACTACCAGATAGAACTTTTGAGACCGTATTTGTTACCGCGTATGACCATTATGCCAAAGATGCACTAAACAATCATGCTGCATACTATTTAACTAAGCCTATTAATATAGATGAATTAATAAATGCAGTAAATTATGTAGAAGGAGTTCGCGAAAAAGAAGCAAGCTTAGAGGGTGAAGTTTTAACGACAAAAACGAAAGGAGTAGAAGGTAAGCTAACCTTGCCTCAACAAGACGGATTTCAAATTTTAAATGTGTCCGAAATCTTATATTGTAAGGCCGATGATAATTATACGGAGATATATTTGCTGAATAAGAAAATTTTAGTGAGTAAAACATTAAAGTATTTTGAAGATGCTTTAACCGAGTTTCCTTTTGCCCGGGTGCATAAATCTTATTTAGTGAATGTAAATGAAGTAGTTAAATATAGAAAAGGTAAAGGAGGCAGTGTAGTAATGTCTAACGGTAAAGAATTAATGGTATCTGCATCTAAAAAGAAAGACTTTCTTGCTTTTTTTAACTAG
- a CDS encoding gamma carbonic anhydrase family protein, which yields MIKGVRGKEPIIGDDCFIAENATVVGEVIMGKQCSIWFNAVLRGDVHFIKMGDKVNVQDGAVIHCTYKKSPTTIGNNVSIGHNAIVHGCTVHDNVLIGMGSIIMDDCIVESNSIIAAGAVLTKGTHVPSGSIFAGMPAKKIKDISPELSSGEINRIAEAYTMYSGWFKDSK from the coding sequence ATGATAAAAGGAGTAAGAGGTAAAGAGCCTATAATTGGTGATGATTGTTTTATTGCTGAAAATGCAACTGTGGTAGGTGAGGTAATAATGGGCAAGCAATGTAGTATATGGTTTAATGCCGTGCTTCGTGGCGATGTTCATTTTATTAAAATGGGTGATAAAGTAAATGTTCAAGATGGTGCTGTTATTCACTGTACGTATAAAAAATCACCAACTACAATAGGTAATAACGTTTCTATTGGCCATAATGCCATTGTACATGGGTGTACCGTGCATGATAATGTTTTAATAGGTATGGGAAGTATTATAATGGATGATTGCATTGTAGAAAGTAATAGTATTATAGCTGCGGGTGCTGTACTAACAAAAGGTACGCATGTGCCCTCAGGAAGTATTTTTGCGGGCATGCCTGCTAAGAAAATAAAAGATATTAGTCCAGAGTTGAGTTCTGGTGAAATAAACAGAATTGCCGAAGCTTATACAATGTATTCTGGCTGGTTTAAAGACTCGAAATAG